One stretch of Streptomyces sp. R21 DNA includes these proteins:
- a CDS encoding LysR family transcriptional regulator translates to MVHKEPNGLPGVGAPLDLSLLRTFLAVHRAGSFTAAARLLGLSQPTVTMQMRALEEQLGRELFERRPRGVVPTSVADELAAQVAAPLDALAVVADRGGLGDPDQPPDPVHLAGPAELLCTRVLPALAPLTAQGVRLRIVTGLTDDLLEGLRGGRFDLVIATSRPRGRTLTSVALADEEFVLVASPEWAERIGPDRVAATGPAALHGVPLVTYAEDLPIARRYWRHVFGVRLGGQAAITVPDLRGVLAAVVAGAGIGVLPRYLCLAELASGALVPLLAPEDPPINTAYLTRRPGAPDNPHAVLVRERLIQAGRTW, encoded by the coding sequence ATGGTCCATAAGGAACCGAATGGCCTGCCCGGAGTCGGAGCGCCGCTGGATCTGTCGCTGCTGCGCACCTTTCTCGCCGTCCACCGCGCCGGATCGTTCACGGCGGCCGCGCGGCTGCTGGGCCTGTCCCAGCCGACGGTGACGATGCAGATGCGCGCGCTGGAGGAGCAGTTGGGCCGCGAGCTGTTCGAGCGGCGGCCGCGCGGGGTGGTGCCCACGTCGGTGGCGGACGAACTGGCCGCGCAGGTCGCCGCGCCGCTCGACGCCCTCGCGGTGGTCGCGGACCGCGGCGGACTCGGCGACCCCGACCAGCCGCCGGACCCGGTCCACCTCGCCGGTCCGGCGGAGCTCCTGTGCACCCGCGTGCTGCCCGCACTGGCGCCACTGACCGCCCAGGGCGTACGTCTGCGGATCGTCACCGGGCTGACCGACGACCTCCTGGAGGGACTGCGCGGCGGCCGCTTCGACCTGGTGATCGCCACCAGCCGGCCGCGCGGCCGCACCCTCACCTCCGTGGCACTCGCGGACGAGGAGTTCGTGCTGGTCGCCTCGCCCGAGTGGGCCGAGCGCATCGGTCCCGACCGGGTGGCCGCCACGGGGCCCGCCGCGCTGCACGGTGTGCCACTGGTGACGTACGCGGAGGATCTGCCCATCGCGCGCCGCTACTGGCGGCACGTGTTCGGCGTACGGCTCGGCGGTCAGGCGGCGATCACGGTGCCCGACCTGCGGGGTGTGCTCGCGGCGGTGGTCGCCGGCGCCGGGATCGGTGTGCTCCCCCGCTATCTCTGCCTCGCCGAACTGGCCTCGGGCGCCCTGGTGCCCCTGCTGGCCCCCGAGGACCCGCCGATCAACACCGCGT
- a CDS encoding fibronectin type III domain-containing protein — MSNRYRPIPARGGTDVRHVAAAVLCGSLLALTSCGWGGPGNGQDVRLPSAPMGVTAAAGSATSVHVMWNRATGKPPITRYEVYRGTTKVKEVPGAEHMVDVTRLAPSTAYVFTVRALDANGHAGPPSEQVRATTPAAVAADHTPPTRPGRPSGRAVGSRAAQLSWVKSTDDRGVASYDIYQGTTKIHSVGGGQTATVVTGLRPGTHYSFSVRARDAADNLSPPSDAVRLTTAPGTDDGRGTAPTEFRATSHRAEGAYYLDLSWLPPHADGVITEYQIHLDGQPATLLVWGGTAPSGKAAYSFYVGREAGEVHQVRIRAKLPDGTWGGFSAERTVTTGGDHR; from the coding sequence ATGTCCAATAGGTACAGACCAATCCCAGCGAGGGGAGGTACGGACGTGCGACACGTTGCCGCCGCGGTCCTCTGCGGCTCGCTGCTCGCCCTGACGTCCTGTGGATGGGGCGGCCCCGGCAACGGCCAGGATGTCCGGCTGCCCTCCGCCCCCATGGGGGTCACCGCCGCCGCGGGCAGCGCGACCAGCGTGCACGTCATGTGGAACCGGGCCACCGGCAAGCCGCCGATCACCCGGTACGAGGTGTATCGCGGCACCACGAAAGTCAAGGAAGTGCCCGGTGCGGAGCACATGGTGGACGTCACCAGGCTCGCCCCGTCCACGGCCTACGTCTTCACGGTCCGCGCTCTCGACGCCAACGGACACGCCGGCCCGCCCAGCGAACAGGTGCGCGCCACCACACCGGCGGCGGTCGCGGCCGACCACACGCCCCCGACCCGCCCCGGCCGGCCGAGCGGCAGGGCGGTCGGGAGCCGGGCGGCCCAGTTGTCCTGGGTGAAGTCGACGGACGACCGGGGCGTGGCGTCGTACGACATCTACCAGGGCACCACGAAGATCCACAGCGTCGGCGGCGGCCAGACCGCGACCGTGGTCACCGGTCTGCGGCCGGGCACCCACTACTCCTTCTCCGTGCGGGCCCGCGACGCGGCGGACAATCTCTCGCCCCCGAGCGACGCCGTCCGGCTCACCACCGCGCCGGGCACGGACGACGGACGGGGCACGGCGCCGACCGAATTCCGCGCGACGAGCCACCGCGCGGAGGGGGCGTACTACCTGGACCTGTCCTGGCTGCCGCCGCACGCCGACGGCGTCATCACCGAGTACCAGATCCACCTCGACGGGCAGCCCGCGACCTTACTGGTCTGGGGCGGCACCGCGCCCAGCGGCAAGGCCGCCTACAGCTTCTATGTGGGGCGGGAGGCAGGCGAAGTCCACCAGGTGCGGATCCGGGCGAAGCTCCCGGACGGCACATGGGGCGGGTTCTCGGCGGAGCGGACGGTGACCACCGGCGGCGACCACCGATAG
- a CDS encoding glycoside hydrolase family 75 protein: MRVQSLTLAAAGAALLAPTTHASAVGPAGSGAAPVAVARPHHAPAAREGTVGAADLLAKVRGCTPVSKGRYRSDDGTRANIPVCGKQGAVFWKADMDIDCDGRPGPRCNRRTDPLFSASTAYQQSDGRHLNAETLPYVVVPAASRIWNHRDHDVRGGAVAAVIYKDRVQYAVVGDTGPHDVIGEASYATAKALGIRPDPRGGGTPAGVTYLLFKGSQVSPIESHRAAVKLGDSLARKFLREN; encoded by the coding sequence GTGCGTGTCCAGTCGCTCACGCTGGCCGCGGCCGGTGCCGCTCTGCTCGCCCCCACCACGCATGCCTCGGCTGTCGGCCCCGCCGGATCGGGGGCGGCTCCGGTGGCCGTCGCCCGCCCGCACCACGCTCCGGCGGCGCGTGAGGGCACGGTCGGCGCCGCCGACCTGCTGGCCAAGGTGCGTGGCTGCACCCCCGTGTCCAAGGGGCGCTACCGCAGCGACGACGGCACACGCGCCAACATCCCCGTCTGCGGCAAGCAGGGCGCCGTGTTCTGGAAGGCGGACATGGACATCGACTGCGACGGCCGGCCGGGGCCGCGCTGCAACCGCCGTACCGACCCTCTCTTCTCCGCCTCCACGGCCTACCAGCAGTCCGACGGGCGCCATCTGAACGCCGAGACCCTCCCGTACGTCGTCGTGCCCGCCGCCAGCCGGATCTGGAACCACCGCGACCACGACGTCCGGGGCGGCGCGGTGGCGGCCGTGATCTACAAGGACCGCGTCCAGTACGCGGTCGTCGGGGACACCGGCCCGCACGACGTCATCGGCGAGGCGTCCTACGCCACGGCCAAGGCCCTCGGCATCCGCCCCGACCCGCGCGGCGGCGGAACGCCTGCCGGGGTCACCTACCTTCTCTTCAAGGGCTCGCAGGTGTCACCGATCGAGAGCCACCGGGCCGCGGTGAAGCTGGGGGACTCGCTGGCGCGGAAGTTCCTCCGGGAGAATTAG
- a CDS encoding PTS-dependent dihydroxyacetone kinase phosphotransferase subunit DhaM, with protein sequence MSDATDKLVGIVLVSHSAAVAASVAELATGLAGGGTTAPVAPAGGTADGGLGTSAELISAAAASVDRGAGVAVLTDLGSAVLTVKALLAEGDELPDRTRLVDAPFVEGAVAAVVTASAGADLAAVEAAAAEAYAYRKE encoded by the coding sequence ATGAGTGACGCCACGGACAAGCTGGTCGGGATCGTGCTCGTGTCCCACAGCGCCGCCGTCGCCGCTTCGGTCGCCGAGCTGGCGACGGGGCTGGCGGGCGGCGGCACCACCGCGCCCGTCGCCCCGGCCGGCGGTACCGCGGACGGCGGCCTGGGCACGAGCGCCGAGCTGATCTCCGCGGCGGCCGCCTCGGTGGACCGGGGCGCCGGGGTCGCGGTCCTCACCGATCTCGGCAGCGCGGTCCTCACCGTGAAGGCTCTGCTCGCCGAGGGCGACGAACTCCCGGACCGCACCCGCCTGGTGGACGCGCCCTTCGTCGAGGGCGCGGTCGCCGCGGTCGTCACGGCCTCGGCGGGCGCCGACCTCGCGGCGGTGGAGGCGGCGGCCGCGGAGGCGTACGCGTACCGCAAGGAGTGA
- the dhaL gene encoding dihydroxyacetone kinase subunit DhaL, with protein MLDADFFRRWMTATAASVDREAERLTDLDSPIGDADHGSNMQRGFIAVVATLEKEAPDTPGAVLMLAGRQLISTVGGASGPLYGTLLRRTGKELGDAAEVDEAQFTDALRTGVDAVMTLGGAAPGDKTMIDALVPAVDALEDSFTAARAAAEEGALATTPLQARKGRASYLGERSIGHQDPGATSSALLIAALAETAGESDE; from the coding sequence GTGCTCGACGCCGACTTCTTCCGCCGTTGGATGACGGCGACCGCCGCGTCCGTGGACCGCGAGGCGGAACGGCTGACCGACCTGGACTCGCCGATCGGGGACGCCGACCACGGCAGCAATATGCAGCGCGGGTTCATCGCCGTGGTGGCCACGCTGGAGAAGGAGGCACCGGACACCCCCGGCGCCGTCCTGATGCTCGCCGGTCGGCAGCTGATCTCGACGGTCGGCGGCGCCTCCGGGCCGCTGTACGGGACACTGCTGCGCCGGACCGGCAAGGAACTCGGTGACGCGGCCGAGGTCGACGAGGCGCAGTTCACGGACGCGCTGCGCACCGGCGTCGACGCCGTGATGACGCTGGGCGGTGCGGCACCGGGCGACAAGACCATGATCGACGCACTGGTGCCCGCCGTCGACGCGCTCGAGGACTCCTTCACCGCGGCGCGAGCGGCGGCCGAGGAGGGCGCCCTCGCGACGACGCCGCTGCAGGCCCGCAAGGGCCGGGCGAGCTATCTGGGCGAGCGCAGCATCGGGCACCAGGACCCGGGCGCCACGTCCTCGGCCCTGCTGATCGCCGCGCTCGCCGAGACCGCGGGTGAGTCCGATGAGTGA
- the dhaK gene encoding dihydroxyacetone kinase subunit DhaK — translation MRMLINVAETVVADALRGMAAAHPELTVDVENRVIVRRDAPLAGKVGLVSGGGSGHEPLHGGFVGPGMLSAACPGEVFTSPVPDQMVRAAAAVDSGAGVLFIVKNYTGDVLNFDMAAELAEDEGIQIAKVLVNDDVAVTDSLYTAGRRGTGATLFVEKIAGAAADEGAPLERVQALARQVNENSRSFGVALSACTTPAKGSPTFDLPPGELELGVGIHGEPGRERRAMMTSREIADFSVHAILDDFTPRNPVLVLVNGMGATPLLELYGFNAEVQRVLTERGVPVARTLVGNYVTSLDMAGASVTLCQVDEELLRLWDAPVSTPGLRWGM, via the coding sequence ATGAGGATGCTCATCAACGTCGCGGAGACGGTGGTCGCGGACGCGTTGCGGGGCATGGCGGCCGCTCATCCGGAGCTGACGGTGGACGTGGAGAACCGCGTGATCGTACGGCGGGACGCTCCGCTGGCCGGAAAGGTGGGCCTCGTCTCCGGCGGCGGATCGGGACACGAGCCGCTGCACGGCGGTTTCGTGGGGCCGGGGATGCTGTCGGCGGCATGCCCCGGCGAGGTGTTCACGTCTCCGGTGCCGGACCAGATGGTGCGGGCCGCGGCCGCCGTGGACAGCGGTGCGGGCGTGCTGTTCATCGTGAAGAACTACACGGGCGACGTACTCAACTTCGACATGGCGGCGGAGCTGGCCGAGGACGAGGGCATCCAGATCGCGAAGGTCCTCGTCAACGACGACGTCGCCGTCACCGACAGCCTGTACACGGCGGGGCGGCGCGGCACGGGCGCGACGCTGTTCGTCGAGAAGATCGCGGGCGCCGCCGCCGACGAGGGCGCGCCCCTGGAGCGGGTCCAGGCGCTGGCCCGGCAGGTCAACGAGAACTCCCGCAGTTTCGGGGTCGCCCTCAGCGCCTGCACCACTCCGGCCAAGGGCAGTCCGACCTTCGATCTGCCGCCCGGGGAGCTGGAGTTGGGCGTCGGCATCCACGGCGAACCCGGCCGCGAGCGGCGCGCGATGATGACCTCGCGAGAGATCGCCGACTTCTCCGTGCACGCGATCCTGGACGACTTCACGCCACGCAATCCCGTGCTGGTCCTGGTGAACGGCATGGGCGCGACCCCGCTCCTGGAGCTGTATGGCTTCAACGCCGAGGTGCAGCGCGTCCTGACCGAGCGCGGGGTGCCGGTGGCACGCACGCTCGTCGGCAACTACGTCACCTCGCTCGACATGGCCGGCGCCTCGGTGACACTGTGCCAGGTCGACGAGGAACTGCTGCGCCTGTGGGACGCACCGGTCAGCACGCCCGGTCTGCGCTGGGGCATGTGA